From Chlamydia avium 10DC88:
TAGATCCGGATGTTCTTTCGACTCTTACTCTAAATAAATTAGAAAAACTCCTACATATCGTAGTTGTATGTATCCCCTCAACTTCTTCGGAAGAAAATTCTTTCTTTGAAGATATTAGTTTATTTACAGGGACGAATGTATTTTCTCATTCAACTTCTCCCATGGGTCCGATACCGGAACGTTCATCTCTAGGTTCGTGTGATTTTGTAGAGATTTCTGAGAAACACACTATGTTTATGCATGATAATGGTGTATCAGAATGCTTAAAGCTTAAAATTCATCAATTAGACGAGGAAATTCGCACGAATAGCTGTCAGAATAAAAAGGTTAAACTTATACAAAGAAAGCGCCGACTCCAAAGTTCCGTTGCTATTCTTCCTATTAAAGAAACACTCTCTTTTTCTTACTCCATAGCACTGTCTACATTAACTTCTGCTATAGAATCAGGATATATTCCTGGTGGAGGAGCAGGAATATTCTACGCAGCTTTACAATTGAACAATGAAAAAGAACTTTCTGAGGAAGAAAAAGCGGCGAAAACTATTTTACAAACGAGTGCACTCATACTTATAGAACAATTAGCAAATACAGCTCAATTGGATGGTGCAGCAATCATAGATAAACTTATTACTTTAGCAACACCTAGTTTAGGGATTAATGTTCTATCAAAACAGATAGAAGATCTCATTGCTTCTGGGGTTTTGGATCCTCTAGGGAAAACAGAGGACATCTTCTCATTTGCATTAGAAACAGCAATAACTATACTATCAACCAAGGGAGTCATTCATGCGCCATTGTAGTTAGTGACTACAATCTGAAGTCAATAAGTATTACAATTATGTCTACAAAAGTTTATTTTTAATTATTTAATACTCAGCTTTATATTGTCTTATTACCGATGAAGAGAACTCCATAAAAGTTCCCTGTTTAAGGAGAAGAAAATATGGATAATAAACCGCCTGGAGCACATCGTCTTCTCCATATCTCTGATGTGCATTTTGCTATTTTCCCTACGAATCCTTTAACTCTTATGAATAAAAGATTTAAGGGTATGCTGCGTCAAGTTTTTGGTCGTGTGAATTTCCAGTCGAAGGCAATTGCAGAGGGTTTCCCTACTTTAGCTAAACAATTACAAGCAAATAGTATTTGTATTACGGGAGACTTTTCTCTAACTGCTCTAAACCAAGAATTTGCACTAGCTAAACAATTTGTTCATACATTAGAGACACAGGCATCTGTTTACGTCCTTCCTGGGAATCATGATGTATATACTCAACGTTCTTTGATTCAACAAACCTTTTATCAATATTTCCCAAATATTCAATTACAAAATGAAGGTATTGCTTTCCATA
This genomic window contains:
- the groEL3 gene encoding variant chaperonin GroEL3, with product MFDKEKFLYNSDKKLFLGVDKVFHLLKDHYGPNSSHSLENSSYSLLSKTVLSDPYENIGVDFVKSLSNKIYKKYNDGITTAVLLLHSFLKNSYCLCDQEISPYRLSIALKKMGDILLSALRNQSLPLKDKTKAKNIVFSALPDLEIATEISEAFSQVGSEGFISVSHRESTSMYITQGLYVPYGYVSPHFLVQSLPCSFTLSQPRVFVTDKDISTILHFLPLFQELQEHQEHLLLVCKDIDPDVLSTLTLNKLEKLLHIVVVCIPSTSSEENSFFEDISLFTGTNVFSHSTSPMGPIPERSSLGSCDFVEISEKHTMFMHDNGVSECLKLKIHQLDEEIRTNSCQNKKVKLIQRKRRLQSSVAILPIKETLSFSYSIALSTLTSAIESGYIPGGGAGIFYAALQLNNEKELSEEEKAAKTILQTSALILIEQLANTAQLDGAAIIDKLITLATPSLGINVLSKQIEDLIASGVLDPLGKTEDIFSFALETAITILSTKGVIHAPL